The following are encoded together in the Vibrio zhugei genome:
- the secA gene encoding preprotein translocase subunit SecA translates to MITKLLTKVIGSRNDRTLRRLRKIVNEINNYEPAFEALSDEELKAKTAEFRQRLDQGETLDALLPEAFSTVREASKRLYGMRHFDVQLIGGMVLNSGEIAEMRTGEGKTLTATLAAYLNALPQKGVHIVTVNDYLAKRDAETNRPLFEFLGMTVGVNVPNMPPHAKKEAYQADILYGTNNEFGFDYLRDNMAFREEDRVQGERFFAIVDEVDSILIDEARTPLIISGPAEDSSDLYTRIDKLIPSLQKQDKEDSEEYRGDGHYTLDEKSKQVYLTETGQEFVEELLIKHGLMEEGDTLYSPTNISLLHHVHAGLRAHILFERDVDYIVNEKGEVVIVDEHTGRTMEGRRWSDGLHQAVEAKEGVDIQNENQTLASITFQNYFRLYEKLSGMTGTADTEAFEFQQIYGLETVVIPTNRPTRRSDFADAVYRTEAEKFAAIIKDIQACVERGQPVLVGTVSIEKSELLSNALKQANIKHAVLNAKFHEKEAEIVAEAGKPGSVTIATNMAGRGTDIVLGGSWQMKVDMMDNPSQEQIDQVKAEWQTLHDAVIEAGGLHIIGTERHESRRIDNQLRGRSGRQGDPGSTRFYLSMEDALLRIFTSDRMANLIQGGMSEGEAIESRMLSRSIEKAQRKVEGRNFDVRKQLLEYDDVANDQRQVVYELRDGLLAGSEDVKGMLDQNREDVLHAVMDQYIPPQSLEDMWDIAGLQERLKYDFDLELPIQQWLDEDESLHEETLRERVIQKAVDVYREKEASVGEEVMRNFETSVMLQTLDTLWKEHLAAMDHLRQGIHLRGYAQKDPKQEYKRESFELFQGLLEALKSDVIMVLSKVRVQEEEEVERMEAQRIAQAEEASRRIQEHSGDMDEEQSTSGQPVMRDMPKVGRNEPCPCGSGKKYKHCHGQIH, encoded by the coding sequence ATGATAACTAAGCTACTGACAAAGGTAATTGGCAGTCGTAATGATCGCACATTGCGCCGCTTGAGAAAGATTGTTAACGAAATTAATAATTACGAACCCGCTTTCGAAGCGCTCTCCGATGAAGAACTTAAAGCGAAAACCGCTGAATTTCGTCAACGTCTTGATCAAGGCGAAACTTTAGACGCGCTGTTGCCTGAAGCGTTCTCAACAGTGCGAGAAGCTTCCAAACGTTTATACGGTATGCGTCATTTCGACGTGCAGCTCATCGGCGGTATGGTACTGAACTCCGGTGAAATTGCTGAGATGCGTACAGGTGAAGGTAAAACATTAACGGCGACTCTTGCGGCTTACCTAAATGCCTTACCACAAAAAGGCGTACACATTGTTACCGTCAATGACTACCTTGCTAAGCGTGATGCCGAAACAAACCGTCCTCTATTTGAATTCTTAGGCATGACGGTCGGTGTCAATGTCCCTAATATGCCACCTCATGCGAAAAAAGAAGCCTATCAAGCGGATATTTTATACGGAACCAACAATGAATTTGGTTTTGATTATCTGCGTGACAACATGGCTTTTCGTGAAGAAGATCGTGTTCAAGGTGAACGCTTCTTTGCCATTGTCGATGAAGTCGATTCTATCTTAATTGATGAAGCTCGTACCCCTCTTATTATTTCCGGTCCTGCCGAAGACAGCTCGGATTTATATACTCGCATTGATAAGCTGATTCCTAGCCTACAAAAGCAAGATAAAGAAGACTCAGAAGAGTATCGCGGCGATGGACACTACACGCTGGATGAAAAATCCAAGCAAGTGTACCTAACTGAAACAGGCCAAGAATTTGTCGAAGAATTGCTGATCAAACATGGCTTAATGGAAGAAGGCGATACACTGTATTCACCAACCAATATTAGCTTATTGCATCATGTTCATGCTGGGCTACGTGCTCACATTTTGTTTGAACGTGACGTTGACTACATCGTCAATGAAAAAGGCGAAGTGGTGATTGTCGATGAACATACCGGACGTACGATGGAAGGCCGTCGTTGGTCCGATGGCTTACACCAAGCTGTGGAAGCCAAAGAAGGGGTCGATATTCAGAATGAGAACCAAACCTTAGCGTCGATTACCTTCCAAAACTATTTCCGTCTTTATGAAAAACTCTCTGGTATGACAGGGACGGCGGATACAGAAGCATTCGAGTTCCAACAAATTTACGGTTTAGAAACCGTGGTGATTCCAACCAACCGTCCAACACGTCGTAGTGATTTCGCGGATGCGGTTTACCGCACCGAAGCGGAGAAATTTGCCGCGATTATTAAAGATATCCAAGCGTGTGTGGAACGTGGACAACCAGTATTGGTGGGTACGGTATCGATCGAAAAGTCTGAATTGCTATCTAATGCATTGAAACAGGCGAATATTAAACACGCTGTATTGAATGCCAAATTCCACGAAAAAGAAGCGGAAATCGTTGCTGAAGCAGGGAAACCAGGCTCCGTTACTATTGCTACCAACATGGCGGGCCGTGGTACGGATATCGTGCTAGGCGGTAGCTGGCAAATGAAAGTCGATATGATGGATAACCCAAGCCAAGAGCAAATCGATCAAGTTAAAGCTGAATGGCAAACACTGCATGATGCGGTCATTGAAGCCGGTGGTTTGCATATTATTGGTACCGAGCGCCATGAATCGCGCCGTATCGATAACCAGCTTCGTGGTCGTTCTGGTCGTCAAGGGGATCCTGGTTCAACACGTTTCTATCTTTCAATGGAAGATGCGTTGTTGCGTATTTTCACTTCCGATCGCATGGCAAACTTGATTCAAGGCGGCATGTCAGAAGGGGAAGCCATCGAAAGCAGAATGTTGTCCCGTTCGATTGAAAAAGCCCAACGCAAAGTGGAAGGACGTAACTTTGATGTCCGTAAACAGCTGTTGGAGTACGATGATGTCGCTAATGATCAACGTCAAGTCGTCTATGAGTTGCGTGATGGTTTGCTGGCGGGATCGGAAGATGTCAAAGGTATGCTTGATCAAAACCGTGAAGACGTTCTGCATGCGGTGATGGATCAGTACATTCCACCGCAAAGCCTAGAAGACATGTGGGATATTGCTGGTCTGCAAGAGCGCCTGAAATATGACTTCGATTTAGAATTACCCATCCAGCAATGGCTTGATGAAGATGAATCGCTGCATGAAGAAACACTGCGTGAGCGTGTGATTCAAAAAGCCGTCGATGTGTACCGTGAAAAAGAAGCATCGGTGGGTGAAGAAGTGATGCGTAATTTCGAAACGTCTGTCATGTTGCAAACCTTGGATACGCTGTGGAAAGAGCATTTGGCTGCCATGGATCATTTACGTCAAGGTATTCACTTACGTGGTTATGCGCAGAAAGATCCTAAGCAAGAGTATAAGCGAGAGTCGTTCGAACTGTTCCAAGGACTCTTAGAAGCACTGAAATCGGATGTGATTATGGTGTTGTCTAAAGTTCGTGTTCAGGAAGAAGAAGAAGTCGAACGTATGGAAGCTCAGCGCATTGCCCAAGCAGAGGAAGCCTCGCGTCGCATTCAAGAGCATAGTGGTGATATGGATGAAGAGCAATCAACCTCCGGACAACCTGTTATGCGTGATATGCCTAAAGTGGGTCGTAATGAACCATGCCCATGCGGTAGTGGGAAAAAATATAAACACTGTCATGGTCAAATTCATTGA
- the mutT gene encoding 8-oxo-dGTP diphosphatase MutT, translating into MKRTHIVAGIIFSDDCRQVYITKRPDDRHKGGYWEFPGGKVEAGETIEQAMSRELFEEIGITVTEQAVYEHLAFDYSDKALVFDFMTVTAFSGQPFGKEGQTGCWVAVSELTQYRFPEANVPILEKIVKEYG; encoded by the coding sequence ATGAAGCGAACTCACATTGTCGCAGGCATTATTTTCAGTGATGATTGTCGTCAGGTTTATATTACCAAGCGTCCTGATGATCGTCATAAAGGCGGCTATTGGGAGTTTCCCGGTGGCAAGGTGGAAGCTGGAGAAACCATTGAGCAAGCCATGTCACGCGAGCTATTCGAAGAAATTGGTATCACGGTGACCGAGCAAGCCGTTTACGAACACCTTGCCTTTGATTATTCCGATAAGGCCTTGGTTTTTGATTTTATGACGGTGACGGCGTTTTCGGGGCAGCCATTTGGCAAAGAAGGCCAAACGGGGTGTTGGGTGGCGGTCAGTGAGCTCACGCAATATCGCTTCCCTGAAGCGAACGTGCCCATCTTAGAGAAGATAGTAAAAGAGTACGGTTAA